The following are encoded in a window of Prunus dulcis unplaced genomic scaffold, ALMONDv2, whole genome shotgun sequence genomic DNA:
- the LOC117612606 gene encoding uncharacterized protein LOC117612606, which produces MNNDCKGTQKLTEKAFSSLNVSPRDQSHTGQSGFSKSKKNWKPQKWKKGDAKFENNSKKENQAEGEKVPCKTCDKLHYDACWFKGKPKCYKCDRFGHIAKDCRGKSAQTANYAAHKEEEDSTCSNHMTSHESLMVNVDTNVAAKVKMGTGEVMLVPGLDENLLSVGQMVEHGYFLVFGKSMVEIFDDNSMEHLVAKVPMIWNKCFPLSLTYVNSVAMKATVEDSTWCWHKRFGHLNLQSLRLLQQ; this is translated from the exons ATGAACAACGATTGCAAAGGCACTCAAAAATTGACAGAAAAGGCATTTTCTAGTTTGAATGTTAGTCCTAGAGATCAATCACACACAGGTCAATCTGGATTTTCAAAATCTAAGAAAAACTGGAAACCACAGAAATGGAAGAAAGGGGATGCTAAgtttgaaaacaattccaaGAAGGAAAATCAGGCTGAAGGAGAAAAGGTTCCTTGCAAAACCTGTGACAAACTTCATTATGATGCTTGTTGGTTCAAAGGCAAGCCTAAATGCTACAAATGCGATAGGTTTGGTCATATAGCCAAGGATTGCAGAGGCAAATCAGCTCAAACAGCTAACTATGCAGCACATAAGGAGGAAGAAG ATAGTACTTGTAGCAATCACATGACGTCACATGAATCACTTATGGTTAATGTTGATACCAATGTCGCTGCAAAGGTAAAAATGGGCACAGGAGAAGTCATGCTTGTACCCggtttggatgaaaatctGCTCAGTGTTGGTCAGATGGTGGAACATggatattttttggtttttggaaaATCAATGGTGGAGATATTTGATGACAACTCAATGGAACACTTGGTTGCTAAAGTTCCTATGATATGGAACAAATGTTTTCCACTCTCACTGACATATGTGAACTCTGTGGCTATGAAGGCAACTGTTGAAGACTCTACTTGGTGTTGGCATAAGAGGTTTGGCCATCTCAATCtgcagagtttgaggttgttACAACAATAA